The Henningerozyma blattae CBS 6284 chromosome 6, complete genome genomic interval GGCCATTCTAATATCATATAATGCATCTGCTATTAAGCATGATATGGCTTTTAGAGCTTCAGGGATCATGAGAAGTACATGGagtttatttgaaaatttatatgATGATTGGAAATTGAGTAGGAAACAGCGTAAGGATGAACCTTTGGGGGATTTCAATTTGGATTTGATTGTTAATTCAAGAATGTCAGTGAGTGTATTTTTCGATTCCCTGTATATATTGAGGAAGAAATGTGGTATGGCTAAATTAAAACGGAACATCAAAGGTCCTATTGAATATGAAgcagatgaagaagatgatattgaaaaagccaagaaaaaaatattggatGTACGGCATCCTGAGAAAAAGGCTAGACAAATCATTGAGACTATACCATTGGATCCTAATCCTATCAGTGCTAGTGAAAAGGGTACAAATAGTAGTGCTGACACCActagtaataatagtacTGGCACAGTAAGTAATTTCCCTACACCGGGAAGTCAAGTCAAATTACATACTGAAAATACTGCAACAATGGATAATTTACTTTCCAAGACCACGCCTATGGTGgtcaataataaagatatgCTATTACCAAACGCACGTAATTCAGCTACTACTTCACCAGCTATATTAAATTCACTCGCTAATTTAGCAGATACATTATCTACTACTTTGAATCCTAATTTACCACCATTAGCAGAATTACACCCTGGGTTAGTCAAAGAAACTTCCACTTTCACCTCTAGCCCCTCGATCCCACATAATTCAGAATTGGGTCATACACCGGTTGTTCCTGTTCCTGGGGAAAACGATTTCAGAACTGCGCAAGCATTTGTACCTGAAATTACAACTATGAGTTATTTACCAGATTCTGTATCACAACATAGTAACGATTCACCTAATTCGTTTATGAAGACGTGGGATAATTGGGAATCTGAGATGGTATGGAAGGATGTGGATCTCTTGATGAACGAGTTTGCCTTTAACCCTAATTCATGAGCCAACGCAAGCACAAGGATATTCGAGTATGTTTGCTTGCTTGTTtgtcttttcttttattttctttaaaatagaataggaatatatttaaatgtatataataatattattacataGACAATACAGCTAATTTTGCGAATCTCTAAACGCGCCGTCTCATATTTATATAGAGTTGTTTGTAATATTCGACTTAGCTTCAACCTCTCTTCTAGCTTTTGCATTTGATCTAGCTCTTGAATTAGGTCTTGGTTTACGTCGACGTCgtgtatttgtattagaaTCCTTTGTGTGAACCTCATTATGCTCTCTTGGAATCTTTGTGTTTTGAGAGTGGGTCTCTTTATTGTGTTTTGGTTCTGCTATTGAGTTTGGAGCTAGTGTTACTATTGCCTCTATTTCATTCTCAACACCTGCCTCACGTGCTTTTCGAGCAGCAGCTCTGGCATCTCGTTCCTTTTGCCGCCGACCTCCTCTCTTCCCACGCCTCCTTCTTTTCGGCCGAGCAGTCTCTGTTGTTGCGGTTGTCGCAGTGGTTCTTATTGTGGTCTCGGCCGAAACCTCGGCAAAACGAGCGCCGCGCGCACGTGACCAGTCCAGCTCATCTTGTTTTTCATCTCGTTTTATATCTCTTTTCCCATGTTGTTTATCGCCACCACCATCATCAACATCACCATAATTATCATCAATTATTGGGCCCGCTTCAATCTCAGCACGAATACGACGTGCCTCCGAATGGCCCAATGTGTGTGGTTGTATTTGAGGAACTGGCTTCCTTATTGACAGATGAGCCAATTCATTCCGTATTTTTTCCAACTGAGTTTGGTTATGTGACGCGACGGCACTGGGTGAAAATTTAGGGGTCGATTTTGTGTCATAAGTATGAGGATAAGGATAAGGATAAGGATAAGGCTGAGGGTGTGGATGAGGATGACTATCATGCCGTCTCTTACGATCACTTGAACGGTGCGATCTGGTGCTATCACCGTTAAAGGGACCATCTAAGGTCGAGTCTAGGGCAGGATCGAGATGGCCTGCTTGTGCTTTCGTAGAGCTTGTAGTCATGAGGTGGTTATGATTTGTGGCATGAGATGTAGTATAGTTTTTCTGGCGTGTAAAATTGGTGGTATGTCTTGTGTTAGGGTTGCTGCAAGCGCTAGGGTTGTGGCCACGGCCTCCAGCAGGGTCAGGGCTGTGCGGCGGGAGAGTGATCTTGGAGAGGTCGATATCATCTTCTGCCCACGTGGCCAGCGAGGTGTCGTTAAGAAACTGGGTCAAATCCAACGTTTGGTGAGTCTTGGGACGCGGCATGGCTGATGCTTCTGTAACTTGTGGCGGACGACTTCGCTTACGCTGTT includes:
- the TBLA0F02930 gene encoding uncharacterized protein (similar to Saccharomyces cerevisiae TIF3 (YPR163C); ancestral locus Anc_7.517) encodes the protein MPRPKTHQTLDLTQFLNDTSLATWAEDDIDLSKITLPPHSPDPAGGRGHNPSACSNPNTRHTTNFTRQKNYTTSHATNHNHLMTTSSTKAQAGHLDPALDSTLDGPFNGDSTRSHRSSDRKRRHDSHPHPHPQPYPYPYPYPHTYDTKSTPKFSPSAVASHNQTQLEKIRNELAHLSIRKPVPQIQPHTLGHSEARRIRAEIEAGPIIDDNYGDVDDGGGDKQHGKRDIKRDEKQDELDWSRARGARFAEVSAETTIRTTATTATTETARPKRRRRGKRGGRRQKERDARAAARKAREAGVENEIEAIVTLAPNSIAEPKHNKETHSQNTKIPREHNEVHTKDSNTNTRRRRKPRPNSRARSNAKARREVEAKSNITNNSI